Proteins from a single region of Salinibacter grassmerensis:
- a CDS encoding SDR family oxidoreductase, with product MENPRSDLKNMSDTVCVVTGANSGIGKATAAELARLGARVVMVCRDEGRGREAQAEIRAEARTAHPSRDDTIDLRIADLSVQEEVYHLGETLRADYNRLDVLVNNAGVFLDSREETVDGVEATFAVNHLASFLLTHLVLPRLRETAGRAGEARIVTISSEAHRGASMDFDDLNAEDGYNPLQAYAQSKLANILFTHELSRRLQDAGVVANAVHPGIVNTNIWRGPGWISRIARLFSWLYKRPEEGARSVVYLAASPEVEGVTGQYFKETEVVNPSPEAYDEKAEARLWGISREMTGLAEVDENGQPE from the coding sequence ATGGAGAATCCGCGTTCCGACCTCAAAAACATGAGCGACACGGTGTGCGTGGTGACCGGGGCCAACTCGGGCATCGGCAAGGCTACAGCCGCCGAGCTCGCCCGCCTTGGGGCACGAGTGGTGATGGTGTGCCGAGACGAAGGGCGCGGGCGGGAGGCCCAGGCCGAAATCCGGGCGGAGGCCCGAACGGCCCATCCCAGTCGGGACGATACAATCGACCTCCGCATTGCGGACCTCAGTGTGCAGGAGGAAGTCTATCACCTCGGCGAGACGCTCCGGGCTGACTACAACCGGCTCGATGTCCTCGTGAACAATGCGGGGGTCTTCCTCGACTCGCGAGAGGAGACGGTTGATGGTGTGGAGGCTACCTTCGCCGTCAATCACCTCGCCTCGTTTTTGCTCACCCACCTTGTCCTGCCCCGCCTCCGCGAGACGGCGGGACGGGCCGGGGAGGCCCGCATCGTTACCATCAGCTCCGAGGCCCACCGGGGCGCCAGCATGGACTTCGACGACCTCAACGCGGAGGATGGCTACAATCCGCTGCAGGCCTACGCCCAGTCGAAACTCGCCAACATCCTCTTCACCCACGAGTTGTCCCGTCGCTTGCAGGACGCGGGGGTGGTCGCGAATGCGGTGCATCCCGGGATCGTCAACACCAACATCTGGCGCGGTCCCGGCTGGATTTCCCGGATTGCCCGTCTCTTCTCCTGGCTGTACAAGCGTCCGGAAGAGGGCGCACGCAGCGTCGTTTACCTTGCGGCGTCGCCCGAGGTGGAAGGGGTGACAGGCCAATACTTCAAGGAAACCGAGGTCGTGAACCCGTCGCCCGAGGCCTACGACGAAAAGGCCGAGGCACGGCTCTGGGGAATCAGCCGGGAAATGACGGGGCTCGCCGAGGTGGACGAGAACGGGCAACCAGAATAG
- a CDS encoding SCO family protein → MSDICSAKAGGWSRHLFRLGLTTALALFWVGAFASTADGQRANRTPEQLENVGVDQKLGATIPKGLSFQNEQGEPVRLAQYFDGSTPIILTLNYHRCPQLCRIQLQKFTKSLSGMSWTAGDKFEVLTVDISPHEGPKMARKAQERYAASLDRPEETIDGWHFLTGNQAGIKTLTDSVGFRYQPLPEKEKQFAHPATIIFLSGDGTITRYFTTLDPAPGDLRTALVEASDGTIGNIVDNAFLACARFNPDSNSYSASAFKLMQYGSALMAIVMGAALFVFWRRENEQLETAHEEGLDAMIGEQT, encoded by the coding sequence ATGTCCGATATATGTTCTGCGAAGGCAGGCGGATGGTCTCGCCATCTCTTTCGCCTCGGACTGACAACGGCCCTCGCGCTGTTCTGGGTCGGGGCTTTTGCCTCGACGGCCGACGGCCAGCGGGCCAACCGTACCCCGGAGCAACTTGAGAACGTGGGGGTGGACCAGAAGCTCGGCGCGACGATCCCGAAGGGCCTCTCGTTCCAGAATGAGCAGGGGGAGCCGGTCCGCCTCGCTCAATACTTCGACGGGTCAACACCGATAATACTGACGCTCAACTACCACCGGTGTCCCCAGTTGTGCCGCATTCAGCTGCAGAAGTTCACCAAGTCACTGAGCGGCATGTCGTGGACGGCCGGCGACAAGTTTGAGGTGCTTACCGTCGACATCAGTCCTCATGAAGGCCCCAAGATGGCCCGGAAGGCCCAGGAGCGTTACGCCGCCTCCCTGGACCGCCCCGAGGAGACGATCGACGGCTGGCACTTCCTGACCGGCAACCAGGCAGGAATCAAGACGCTTACCGACTCGGTGGGCTTCCGGTACCAGCCCCTTCCGGAGAAAGAGAAGCAATTTGCTCATCCCGCCACGATCATTTTCTTGAGTGGTGACGGTACCATCACCCGCTACTTTACCACCCTCGACCCGGCCCCCGGCGACTTGCGAACGGCCCTCGTGGAGGCCTCCGACGGCACGATCGGCAACATCGTCGACAATGCCTTTCTGGCCTGTGCGCGATTCAATCCGGACTCGAATTCGTACTCCGCGAGTGCGTTTAAATTAATGCAATACGGCAGTGCCCTCATGGCGATCGTGATGGGGGCCGCGCTGTTCGTGTTCTGGCGCCGCGAAAACGAACAGCTTGAGACGGCGCACGAGGAAGGGCTCGACGCAATGATTGGCGAACAGACATGA